The proteins below come from a single Sphingomonas carotinifaciens genomic window:
- a CDS encoding DMT family transporter, producing the protein MRAAFIALTLAGLFWGLGFPLGKLALREVAPAHMVLLRFAVASIASLPFALGSAEARALFRSPAVVAAGVLYGLAFIVQFEGLAGVTVTLAALLVGAMPALVAVAAWAMGERVSRASWMGVAGATLGAALIAGKPGGAGTPIGIALSLASLVVFLGWLILAKRAPATRSPLAVPAVTLVVALLAILPVALVLHGPPSLAIGTVAWSGIIGQGLLSTFFATAAWQYGAARVDSASAGVFINIEPLFGALVGITLFGDPAGLALIAGGVLIVSGSIVVVLGERPAIDAPATPPHGLFVD; encoded by the coding sequence ATGCGCGCTGCCTTTATCGCCCTCACCCTCGCCGGCCTGTTCTGGGGCCTCGGTTTCCCACTCGGCAAGCTGGCCCTGCGCGAGGTGGCGCCCGCGCACATGGTGCTGCTGCGCTTTGCGGTCGCCAGCATCGCCTCGCTGCCCTTTGCGCTGGGCAGTGCGGAGGCGCGTGCGCTGTTCCGCTCGCCGGCGGTGGTCGCGGCGGGCGTGCTCTACGGCCTTGCCTTCATCGTCCAGTTCGAGGGGCTGGCCGGCGTCACCGTCACGCTGGCCGCGCTGCTGGTCGGCGCGATGCCCGCGCTGGTCGCGGTCGCCGCCTGGGCGATGGGCGAGCGGGTCAGCCGCGCGTCGTGGATGGGCGTCGCCGGCGCGACACTGGGCGCCGCGCTGATCGCGGGCAAGCCCGGCGGGGCCGGCACGCCGATCGGCATCGCGCTGTCGCTCGCCTCGCTGGTCGTGTTCCTCGGCTGGCTGATCCTGGCGAAGCGCGCTCCCGCCACCCGCTCGCCGCTGGCGGTACCGGCGGTGACGCTCGTCGTGGCGCTGCTCGCCATCCTGCCCGTCGCACTGGTGCTGCACGGTCCCCCGTCCCTCGCCATCGGGACGGTCGCGTGGTCGGGGATCATCGGCCAGGGGCTGCTCTCCACCTTCTTTGCGACCGCCGCGTGGCAATATGGCGCGGCGCGCGTCGACAGCGCGAGTGCGGGCGTCTTCATCAACATTGAACCGCTGTTCGGCGCGCTGGTCGGCATTACCCTGTTCGGCGACCCCGCGGGGCTGGCGCTGATCGCGGGCGGCGTGCTGATCGTCAGCGGCAGCATCGTCGTGGTGCTGGGGGAGCGGCCCGCGATCGACGCGCCCGCCACCCCGCCCCACGGGCTGTTCGTCG